In Halodesulfovibrio aestuarii DSM 17919 = ATCC 29578, the genomic stretch TTTAAGATAATTAACAGCCCAGACTATGGTGACAGTTTCGAATGCATATACCGATTTCTACATAAAAACGGCTCCTGGATCTGGGTTTTGGGAAAAGGCATTGTAACGAGCAGGGACGCTGAAGGTAAAGCTTGTCGTGTTACAGGAGTCCATATTGATATTAACGAACTGCAACAATCAAAAGAAAAGCTAGTAAGAACCTTAAAAAAAGATACGTTAACCTCTGTCCGCAGCCGGTATTCTTTTGACAAAAAACTCAGTTCCCTAACAACAGCCGACTATCCAGTAAGTCTCATATACGTTGACGCAGATGGGCTTAAAATTGTTAATGATTTACTAGGACATACGTTTGGAGACGAATACCTGCGAAAAGTTTCGACAATGCTGGCGGGGGGCATTCGTGACAGTGACAGCATTTACCGGGTCGGGGGAGATGAGTTTGCGATATTGCTACCAAATACAGGCTACAAAAACGCTAATGATACATTGCGCCGATTAAAAAACAAAGTTGAAGAGCAAAACAATATTAACGGCTCGTTATTTGTTTCATTCGGTGTAGCAACAGCGTCATACCCTGCCCAACTTGGCACCCTGACAGCAACGGCAGACAACCATATGTACCAAAATAAACGGGCGAATCAGGCTCAACGTCACGAATTAATACGGCAGTACTGCTTAGAAGTATTAGACACAATGAATCGTGAGAATAAAAAAATATCTTAATTACAGTGGAGTAATTAAGCCCGATCTCTTTTCATCATGTACTAAGGGGGCTGGCACCTTTTTATTGGGCCGTGATTTTTAACTCTCTAAAAATACATACATATCCTCGAGTTCCAAATCACAAGAAGGTTACGCCTTGGATTTACTACGTAACAACGTACGCTTTTGAAAATATAACCCCCGGTATCATAGGCTGGTGGGCCTCTGGTGACGATAGTGATGCCTATAAAAACGGTGCCGGACGTATGCCGTTTGTTAACGCGGGATGGCTCATCAGCAGCTACGGGTTTGATGATGTATACGCGAACGAAAGCGGCCAACGTTTTGCTGATGCTACAGGTAAAGTTGCTGCCGGAATCGTGCTTGAAGATATTACCTATATTGACTGGATGACCCAGCAACTAAAAGTAATCGGGATATGGGGAACAAACGATGCCAGTATCGTGAAAAACGGACATTTGGAAAATCCGACTTCAAATATTGCGAAATACTTAACCGACAAAGATTTTGCGCTGGAAGTAAACTATGAAGGAACTATTAACCTGCACGAACAACTGAAACTTATTCCATCTGTCGCGTATATCCATCTCGACCTTGATGAAAGCACATGGGGTATTTTAAATATCGAAGACGCATGGAGGATAGCCTTAGTCACAGAGTACACATACTAACCTCCATACAAGCCTACTCCTTCCGCAAACCATACTTACGCATTCGCAAGTAGAGACGCTTACGCGGGATACCCAAATCTAAGGCGGTCTTCTCAATGCGCCCGTCATTACGCGCCAACGCATCGATTATGAGCTGCTTCTCATAATGCTCGACCAGATCATCAAGAACAATAATATCAGAAGAAGAAGCTTCACAAGAAACCTCATTTTCATCGCATGATAAGTCCAGCGGTAAACCAAGAACCAACTGCTGGGCAACGTTACGCAACTCTCGGACATTTCCCGGCCATGGGTACTGCTGAAGATGATTGCTTACGCTGGAGGCAACATCTGGGACAGGCTTGTTAAACCGCTCAGCCATCACAACCATAAAATGATGAAGCAACAGCATAACGTCCTCGGCTCTGTCGCGTAATGGAGGAACACTAACCCGGGCTACATTTAACCGGAAAAACAGGTCCTCACGAAACGTTCCTTTGCTGACCGCTTCACGCAGATCTATTTTAGAGGCTGCGACCACCCTGAAATCTACTGGGATAAGCTGGTTACTGCCCACGCGCTCGATCACACGTTCTTGTAATGCACGTAACAGCTTTACCTGAATATCAAGCGGCATAGACTCCACTTCATCTAGAAAAAGCGTCCCTCCCTGCGCCAACTCAATTTTACCGATTCGACGGCTTGAAGCGTTTGTGAATGCGCCCCGCTCATGACCGAATAATTCACTTTCCACAAGACTTTCCGGGATAGCGCAGCAGTTCAACGGAACAAACTTTCCACCTTGTCTGTTACCACAATCATGCAAAGAACGAGCTGTAAGCTCCTTACCGACTCCGGTTTCCCCTAAAACAAGTACATCAACATCAATCGAAGCCAATGAACTTACAGTCTTGCGCAGTCGTTGTATTTCAGGTGAAGAACCAAGAATCCGAGATTCCAGATCGAAATCAACAGCAAGACGTTGTTTCAAGCTGCGGTTTTCAAGACAAAGGCGGCGTGCTTCCAGCGCACGTTTTGCAACCTCTATCAGATATTCTGGAGGTGCCGGTTTCTCCAAAAAATCATACGCTCCAGAACGGATTGCTTCCAATGCCATAGGGACATCACCATGACCGGTGAGAATGACTACCGGCAAATCAGACGCTATTTCCCCAATACGGTTCAAAAGAGTAAGCCCGTCCATCCCCGGCATTTTAACATCGCTTATTACGACCCCCAACCAGTCGGGGGCAATATGCGGCAACACCTCTTCCGCAGAACTGAAAGTTTTAATTGCATAGCCTTCAAGCTCAAAGGTCTGCTGACAAGCCTGCCGAATCTCAATTTCGTCATCGACCAAGTATATTTCACCAATCGGGGTCATAATTATCCAACAGCTTTTTGAAATGAGAGGGTGAACTTCGTTCCACCTGTTACAGCATTCACAGCTCTAATCTCTCCTTTCATGTCTTTCACAATGTTATAAGAAATAGAAAGGCCAAGTCCGAGCCCTTTACCGACTTCTTTCGTCGTATAAAACGGGTCAAAGATAGATTCCTTTACT encodes the following:
- a CDS encoding PAS domain-containing protein, with product MHNSLSIMPLSSPFKVNQSTVQENETGMWYWEPLADSFYYSDSYLAELGYADSEFPTSIKDWIKILHPDDIEKIRYVHTNHVSSANGGNQYEHPLRIRAKSGKYISVVVHGYILHRNAQQQATMISGFHIKKERIAAIDHEQQRMKFALQAAEDGIWDWDAQTNDVYYSPKYLEMVGYSREEFPGTADSWASRVHPDDYKTTVDLQFKIINSPDYGDSFECIYRFLHKNGSWIWVLGKGIVTSRDAEGKACRVTGVHIDINELQQSKEKLVRTLKKDTLTSVRSRYSFDKKLSSLTTADYPVSLIYVDADGLKIVNDLLGHTFGDEYLRKVSTMLAGGIRDSDSIYRVGGDEFAILLPNTGYKNANDTLRRLKNKVEEQNNINGSLFVSFGVATASYPAQLGTLTATADNHMYQNKRANQAQRHELIRQYCLEVLDTMNRENKKIS
- a CDS encoding sigma-54-dependent transcriptional regulator, with amino-acid sequence MTPIGEIYLVDDEIEIRQACQQTFELEGYAIKTFSSAEEVLPHIAPDWLGVVISDVKMPGMDGLTLLNRIGEIASDLPVVILTGHGDVPMALEAIRSGAYDFLEKPAPPEYLIEVAKRALEARRLCLENRSLKQRLAVDFDLESRILGSSPEIQRLRKTVSSLASIDVDVLVLGETGVGKELTARSLHDCGNRQGGKFVPLNCCAIPESLVESELFGHERGAFTNASSRRIGKIELAQGGTLFLDEVESMPLDIQVKLLRALQERVIERVGSNQLIPVDFRVVAASKIDLREAVSKGTFREDLFFRLNVARVSVPPLRDRAEDVMLLLHHFMVVMAERFNKPVPDVASSVSNHLQQYPWPGNVRELRNVAQQLVLGLPLDLSCDENEVSCEASSSDIIVLDDLVEHYEKQLIIDALARNDGRIEKTALDLGIPRKRLYLRMRKYGLRKE